One window of Triticum dicoccoides isolate Atlit2015 ecotype Zavitan chromosome 5A, WEW_v2.0, whole genome shotgun sequence genomic DNA carries:
- the LOC119297236 gene encoding probable E3 ubiquitin-protein ligase RHC2A, giving the protein MDDDGDWIAARYLLSSILGRNPLVVDHVDEESFPVDHAPAAAARGGPAEAPVWQPPPAVFAVPSLAGTVCAVCTEEIAVADPVVRLPCAHWYHAGCIAPWLGIRSTCPMCRAELPAREEAGGAGAVGREKPPRAEAGTSAAGVRRDASSYGGYVAAGGVLSG; this is encoded by the coding sequence ATGGACGACGACGGCGACTGGATCGCGGCGAGGTACCTCCTCTCCTCCATCCTCGGCCGGAACCCGCTCGTGGTCGACCACGTCGACGAGGAGTCCTTCCCGGTCGaccacgcccccgccgccgccgcccgcggcgggCCGGCGGAGGCGCCGGTGTGGCAGCCGCCGCCGGCTGTGTTCGCGGTGCCGAGCCTGGCCGGCACTGTTTGCGCGGTGTGCACGGAGGAGATCGCGGTGGCGGACCCCGTGGTGCGGCTGCCGTGCGCGCACTGGTACCACGCCGGCTGCATCGCGCCCTGGCTCGGGATCCGGAGCACCTGCCCCATGTGCCGCGCCGAgctgccggccagggaggaggccggcggggcCGGCGCCGTCGGCCGCGAGAAGCCCCCGCGCGCCGAGGCCGGGACCAGCGCCGCCGGCGTGCGGCGGGACGCGTCGTCGTACGGGGGGTACGTCGCCGCCGGGGGCGTCCTGTCCGGCTGA